The segment GGCTCAGCGCGGGCACTTACCTCGCGCGTGGCATGAGCCTCGAGTTTCAGGATTCCCGGCGCGTGGACAATGCCACCCGTATCCAAAGGCGGGAACAGGCCCTCGCCGTGCTCGCCTCCCTGGGAGGCGATTGCGCAGCGCAATGGCAGTGGACTGTCGATGCAGACTACCGGCACACCTTATCGGAGTACGAGCGCGCCTCGAGCCGAACGGGTTTGGACTGGCCGTTTGTTGTGCGGACGGAGCGCCATGGCCGTATTAAGGAAGCGATGCAGCGCGGTCGCCTACGCCGCGAGCGTGTGGTCCTTTATCTTGCGGTGCGTTGCACGCATTTGACGGACGCCGATTGCCGCTCGGCACATCGCCTACATGGCTACCTGGCGCAACAGTCGCGCCAGCTGGGTGAGCGGCTCGAGCACATCGCGCGCCTGCTCCCGTATGCCAAGTGTCGGGTGTTTGGGGATGACGATCACCTCAGTCACTATGCGCGCTGGTTGAATCCTTCCCTCCCTGCCGAGAAACTTCCAGGCTTCGGTGGCGGCCGATTTTGGAATAAGGAGCACTCCCTCATCGACAACACTTTCTTCAGCGACGGCATACCCTTCCAATCACGGCAGGAGGGTCTAGTGGGCCTGTATTACGATGAGCACTACCACGCCCTGTTTGTTGTCCGGGATTGGCCAAAGCAGACGGAACCGGGCATCATCCACTCCCTCACCGATGCGGCGAGCGGCAATGCGTCAATGACACTCAATCTCTACCCCTGCGACGTTCAGGCGGAGATCAAGGAACTGGAGAAGGAGCGTGCTGAGTTGCTCAAACAGTGCGACGACCCGAAGAAGTACCACCTGAAGTCCGAGATTGAGCGAAAGGCTAAGCGGATCGCGACGCTGATGGAGGGCCAATCCCTGCCCTTCAAAGCTCTGATGATCGTGCGGGTGTGGGCGAAGTCGCCCGAGGAACTTGGAGAGCGGTGCCTCGCGATGAAGTCAGCCTTTCAACATTTGGCCGGTTGCCGCTATCACCAGGTGAACCACGAGGCACAGGCGCGTCATCTTTTCTTTGAGACCTTTCCCGGCTGGTTGGGCGGAAAATCGCGTGGATGGGATTGCAATGCGGAATCATCCTTCCTTGCCGACCTGCTTCCGCTCTCCTCGACATTCACGGGACACCTGGAAAGTGCGGAGATGCTGCTGGATGGCGTGGATGGCGGGCTTACGGGCCTCCGTTTGTTTTCCCAGGGGACACCCCAGCACGCCTGCCTGGTGGGAATGCGCGGTGCGGGCAAAAGCGCGGTGACCATGGAAGTGTTGAGCCAGACCGAGGCCGATGCGTCGTTCACCGGCATCATCGAGGAAGGTCTGGCCTACGGCACTTACGCGCAATTGAACGGTTACCAGACGCTTATCCTGAAGCCTGGGGCAAACTACACCTGGAACTATTTCGATACGCAGCGCCTCCCGCTCACCCCCTCACATCTGGCGGATGCGGCTGCGCTGCTTGTGAAACTGGTGGGACTTTCGTCGAACGAAGACACGAACAAGCTGCGCGCAGCGCTTGCGACCGAGTACCTTTGCCGAATCTACGACGCAGCGGCGGAGGACTGGTTGAATGCAAACGAAGGCAGGGCGCTTGCTCTCACGAGGAGAGCCTTGGCGATTCGCAGGTGGGGCGAGCGCCTTCCTGCAGGCTCGTCATTCCTGGATGCATTCTTGGATTGGCGCGAAAGCACTGCGGTCGGATCACCCATGCGCGATCAGGCGTTGTCGCTGGAGTCGCTGCTTTCCGAGGACGAGGTCCATTCGTTCTCAAAGGATCGAAATGCAGGCGGTGCCGTGCGCGACTTGGTATTCAGCGAATTCGAGCCGGGTTCATTTCCGACTCACCAGGCACTCTGCGCGATTCTTCGATCGGGTCGCCTGCCGCACCATCGCTCCTCGGAGCTCACGCGTGAACTGGATGTAATGGCGTCGTTGCTGACGAAGTGGCGAGCACTCGGCGGGCTTTACGGCCCGGTGGTGGATGGCACCACCAATATCGACTTTGCGGGAAGGGGTCTGCATGTGGAACTCGGTTACCTCGGCGAGAGCAACAACGAGCTGAAGGAGGTCGTCGGGTTCCTGGCGACGAGCAAGATGAGGCAACGTGTCGTGGGCATGTCGCGAGCCTTGCGCAAGCGGCTCATCTATGAAGAGGTCGGCAAGTTTCTCACCGTTCCCGGAGCTGCCGGAATTCTCGCGGAAAATTACGCACAGTTCCGAAAATACCGGTGTTGGGTGCTGACCGTTTTTCAGAACCTTGAGCAACTCGAACGGGTGGATGCCGCGCTGATCCGGACCATTCGATCGAACTCCACCCAATTTTGGTTCATGCGTCATCAGGATAGTGACTCCCTGGCACGAATGGGAGACGCCATCGGACTGCCCGCTGCGGCGCGAAAGGATATCCTAAGCTATCCCTTGCCCGAGCATCAACCGGCTCATGCGAAGGCGTCCTACTTCACTTTGTTCGCACGGGATCAACAGAGCCCGGTCTGCGGGACAGTGCAGGTGAAGGTGAGTCCCCAGATGCTCTATGTTGCGGATTCGAGCGGCGAGGTGTTTGAGCAGCGGATGCGTGCGCTTGCGGGGGCGAAGGATCCAGTGGCGCGTGTGATCGAGCTTTCAACGAAGAAGGAGTGCGCCGCATGAACCGCTGGCTTCTCGGATCGTTGTCGGGCTTCATGATGCTGTGCTCGGGAGCCTGCGGGACCTCATCGGGAAAGCAGAGGACCTTTGATCGCGGCTATCGGCAGGGGGCCAGCGACGCAATCAAGCGCCAATACTGGATCAAACAACGCCTCGAGAAGGCCATGCCCGAGGATCGATCAGTCTATGTCGTCGAGACGCCTTCGGTCACGCGTGATGGCAGGAAACAGGTGAAAGGAACGGAGGTGGTGCCGTGAGTCGATTGCTTCTCTTTGCTTTTCTTGTCGGGGCGGACTGCGCCATGGCGCAGATGATCGTAAACGACCCGCCCCTGACCAGCCTGGCTTACCAACAAGTGGCGCGCCTCGCGGAGCTCAACGCGCAACTCACGCGCGCAAATGGCACGCTTGCCGAGCTAGTGCGCTACACAGGTGACACACGGGCGTCGTTGGCGCGCGTCGATGACCTGTCTACTTTCGTGACAAATGTCGGCCGCATGGGCGCGCCTCGCTACAAAGTAGATGTGGCATCGTCCGCCGTACGCGTGCCTGAGGCAATGGAACGGAGCGAGAATCCCTATCGTAAGTCCGTGGGCACGGCGGTCCGCGTACGCGAACGAACCGAAAAGCGCGACCCGCGGATCTACGAAGATGAGCTGCGTTTCGAGGGAGCCGTCACACGCGCCCGGGAGTTGCTGGAGACGAACCGAGCGCACCAGCACACCCTATTGGGGAGGCTCTCGACGGCGAATGACAACTATGAGCGTGCGAGAAACCTGGCTGATTTGCACGCAGCCGCCCTGGAAATCCAAAGGCTCCAAGCGCTGATGGCGGGAGCAGATGCACTTTCGGCGAATCTGCATCGGGATATTAGTTTGGCCCGCCTCGAGATGGAACTGGGACGCAGCGATAAAAGGAAGAGGCGCGCCGAGGTAGACCGCCTTCTGGCGATTGGTTCGAACGAAAAGGCGGATGAGCTCCGAGTACGGTTGGAGGAGCGACGGGGGCGTGCGCTTGCCGAGGGCAGGACACCGCGTTCGCACATGGAGAAGACTGGCCCGTGGGCCAATTGGGACTGAATACGAGTATGGACGACCTGCCCCTTTATTCCTGGGAACGCCTCCAGCCTGCCACATTGTTCAAGGGGCTGCCTGAGTCGCTTGAAAGCTTGCGATGGGTGGTGGTCACCGCGGCGTTCCTGCTCGTGCTCGGTGGGCACCTCTGGGCTCATTTTCGCCTCGCGCCTCAGGGACGCAGTGTTCTGCGGGAGTGGTACCTGACCGTTCTCGTGATTGGATTCATCGTTTCTGCGCCTGTTTTGCTTCGCGTCGGCTATACCTTGAGCGATTCCCTTACGGACGCGCTCGGAGAGCCGACTCCCGCCTCCGTGACGCGAAAGTTGGGACGACTTTCATCAGCCTTTCCGGACCTTGAGGCATTTTTGTTTCCCACAGTTGCGAGTGAGCACCGTCTTGAGGAATTTGAGGATGGTGCGTTCGGTTACGCGAATGCCTATTGGTATGAGTACCCGCTGAACGAGCGGGAGGTAGATCCTTGGCTCGAGGATGGCAGCGAGTGGGAGCCGTCGCGAGAGATAGCCACGGAAGTGGCCACTGAGTCACAGGTTCGCGTCCTGACTTGGGGTTACTTTGCAACCACTGCGTTTCTCAGTCTTGCGGGTGCGGTCGCTTGGTTTGCCGACGCCGCCCGTTTTGTGGGATTGCATGCGGTCGCGTTTCTGGTGCCCCTGGCTGTAGCTGCGGTGCGAACGGAGACGTTTAGGGGAATGGGAGTCAGACTGATCCTCGTTTGGACGACCTTGGTCCTGTGGCCTCTGGCCTGGAACCTGGGTCACGTCGGAACCAAAGAGATCTTCGATTCCTATGTGGCGCATCTGGAGGGAGAGGGTGGGGAAGAGCGCGATGGGCCCCTTTGCTGGGACAAGATCGACGATTCATTCAAGGAACCAAGGGACTTCGAGCCCCCCACGTTGGCGGGAAGAATGGGAATGCGCGTTCCCTCGCAGTGGGTACTCTATTCCATTCTTGGCTCGGCAGGGCTTGCAGCCTGGATCTGCATCGTTTGCGCAGGCGGCCCTTGGGTCCTCCATCGGCTATTCCGGTATTTGCCGATCATGGCGCGACATGGTTCATTAACGCGAAGCGAATGACGCAACGATTTGTGAGATAGGCTGATAAGAAAGTTGGATGGAAGTTGCTTTACGTCACATAGTGTATGGCGCACAGTATGCGATATACACGGTATGCCAAACAGCGAGTTATTCGAGAACCTGAAAGCGGAGTTGCGGCGGGGAACGCTTGTTGTCGCCGTTTTGGCTCAGCTCCGGAAAGAACAGTACGGTTACCAGCTTCGGGTGGCGCTCTCCGAGTGCGGCCTGGATGTCGAAGAAAACACGCTCTACCCGCTCGTCCGACGCTTGGAATCACAAGGACTCCTGGTGAGCGAGTGGCGCGAAGAGGATAAGCGCCAGAAGCGCTTCTACCGCCTTTCTCCTGACGGCGCCGAAATGCTCGAGAAGCTTCGCGCCGAGCTTTGGCACATAAACGAGGCCT is part of the Opitutaceae bacterium genome and harbors:
- a CDS encoding helix-turn-helix transcriptional regulator: MPNSELFENLKAELRRGTLVVAVLAQLRKEQYGYQLRVALSECGLDVEENTLYPLVRRLESQGLLVSEWREEDKRQKRFYRLSPDGAEMLEKLRAELWHINEALGRML